The genomic segment AGGGTTGGGGGACAGGTGAGGACTGGTGAGGGttacaggtgggggttgggggacaggtgggggttgggggacaggtgagggttgggggacaggtgggggttgggggacaggtgagggttgggggacaggtgagggttacaggtgggggttggaggaTAGGTGAGGACTGGTGAGGGTTACAGGTGAGGGTTGGGGGACAGGTGAGGGTTGGGGGACAGGTGAGGACTGGTGAGGGttacaggtgggggttgggggacagGTGAGGACTGGTGAGGGTTacaggtgggggttggaggaTAGGTGAGGACTGGTGAGGGttacaggtgggggttgggggacagGTGAGGACTGGTGAGGGTTacaggtgggggtcgggggatagGTGAGGACTGGTGAGGGttacaggtgggggttgggggataggtGAGGACTGGTGAGGGttacaggtgggggttgggggataggtGAGGACTGGTGAGGGttacaggtgggggttgggggacagGTGAGGACTGGTGAGGGttacaggtgggggttggggaacaggtgagggttacaggtgggggttgggggataggtGAGGACTGGTGAGGGttacaggtgggggttgggggataggtGAGGACTGGTGAGGGTTACAGGTGGGGATTGGGGTACAGGTGAGGACTGGTGAGGGTTACAGGTGTGGATTGGGGGACAGGTGAGGACTGGTGAGGGttacaggtgggggttggggaacaGGTGAGGGTTACAGGTGTGGATTGGGGGACAGGTGAGGACTGGTGAGGGttacaggtgggggttgggggataggtgagggttacaggtgggggttgggggacagGTGAGGACTGGTGAGGGTTACAGGTTACAGCTGGAGTTATGTCCTGGTGTGATGCATATTGACAGGTAAAAACTGGCCATCTTTCAGCTGGAGTTATGTCATGGTGTGATGCATATTGACAGGTAAAAACTGGCCATCTTTCAGCTGAGGTTATGTCATGGTGTGATGCATATTGACAGGTAAAAACTGGCCATCTTTCAGCTGGAGTTATGTAATAATGTGATGCATATTGACAGGTAAAAACTGGCCATCTTTCAGCTGAGGTTATGTCATGGTGTGATGCATATTGACAGGTAAAAACTGGCCATCTTTCAGCTGGAGTTATGTAATAATGTGATGCATATTGACAGGTAAAAACTGGCCATCTTTCAGCTGGAGTTATGTCATGGTGTGATGCATGTTGACAGGTAAAAACTGGCCATCTTTCAGCTGAGGTTATGTCATGGTGTGATGCATGTTGACAGGTAAAAACTGGCCATCTTTCAGCTGGAGTTATGTCATGATGTGATGCATGTTGACAGGTAAAAACTGGCCATCTTTCAGCTGGAGTTATGTAATAATGTGATGCATATTGACAGGTAAAAACTGGCCATCTTTCAGCTGGAGTTATGTCATGGTGTGATGCATGTTGACAGGTAAAAACTGGCCATCTTTCAGCTGAGGTTATGTCATGGTGTGATGCATGTTGACAGGTAAAAACTGGCCATCTTTCAGCTGGAGTTATGTCATGATGTGATATTTGTAGTTGTGACATGGAGTGATATGTGGAGGTATTGACAGGTGAAAGTAAGGTttaatgtgtgttgacaggtaaaaAAAACCGGCCATCTTTCAGTTGGAGTAATGTCatagtgtgatgtgtggagtTTTGTCATGCTGTGATGTGTGGAGTTTTGTCATGCTGTGATGGAGttttgttatggtgtggtgtgtggagttttgtcatggtgtggtgtgtggagttttgTCATGCTGTGATGTGTGGAGTTTTGTCATGCTGTGATGGAGTTTTGTCATGCTGTGATGTGTGAAGTTTTGTCATGCTGTGATGTGTGGAGTTTTGTTATGCTGTGATGGAGTTTTGTCATGCTGTGATGTGTGGAGTTTTGTTATGCTGTGATGGAGTTTTGTCATGCTGTGATGTGTGGAGTTTTGTCATGCTGTGATGTGTGGAGTTTTGTCATGCTGTGATGTGTGGGGTTTTGTCATGCTGTGATGGAGTTTTGTCATGCTGTGATGTGTGGAGTTttgtcatggtgtgatgtgtggagtttTGTCATGCTGTGATGTGTGGAGTTTTGTCATGCTGTGATGTGTGGAGTTttgtcatggtgtgatgtgtggagtttTGTCATGCTGTGATGTGTGGAGTTTTGTTATGCTGTGATGTGTGGAGTTTTGTCATGCTGTGATGTGTGGAGTTttgtcatggtgtgatgtgtggagtttTGTCATGCTGTGATGTGTGGAGTTTTGTCATGCTGTGATGGAGTTTTGTCATGCTGTGATGTGTGTCGACAGGTAAAAACAGCCATCTTTCTGCTGGAGCGTGGGTGTGAAGTGGACGTGCGTGGGATCCACGGCATGACAGCGCTGAATGAAGCGGCGTTCCTGGGCCACGCCACGCTGGTGAAGACGCTGCTGCTGTACGGGGCAGACCCGGGCATAGCGGACGATGCGGGCACCCTGCCACTGTGGTTTGCTGTGGACCAGGCAGCCCTGGAGATCATGCGTCTGCTGCTGGCTGCCAACTCCCCCTTCCTCTGTCGctcctccctcaacccctccctccccccctgcaaCCCCCTCCAGTACGCCGCCAGTAAGCAGCGCCACCTGCTGGTGGCCTGGATCATCGCCGTTTGCGGCCAGGGGGCGGCCAACTGCCTGCAGGCCTACCTCCCCTCTCTGGAGCAGGGGGACTCGGCAAGCGCAGAGTGGGTGGAGCGGTGGAGGGAGATGGTCCGGGAGCCGCAGTCCTTGCTGCGACAGAGTCGCTGCCTCGTGCGGCGCAACTTGACGACTGATGTGGCCTTGACCTTGTCGGACAGGGTGAAAGAGATGGCGCTGCCACAGGTGTTGAAGAAGTACTTGTGTCTGGACGATCTGTCGGATATGAAAACTGCTGAGGGGGCGTCTTCCCCAGCTTCCTAAACTTTCTCTTTCTGCTGCAGCATCAACGCTGAGACAGTTGTGATGGTCTGGTGTGACGCAGGATGTCATGTAACAGATGATGTCACCATGCCATTCtggttgtgtgatgatgtgtagTGATGCAGGGAATGGTTTTCAACACTCTTATTGGTTGttatgtgtgtcagtggtgtgaaggaaaggcggggtggggggggggttcggggggggggggggggggggctctaatGGCATGTGGTCTGATGGGTGATGTCTTTTAAAGGCTTGGTGGTCTGATGGATGAGGTCTTTTAAAGGCTTGGTGGTCTGATGGATGAGGTCTTTTAAAGGCTTGGTGGTCTGATGGATGATGTCTTTTAAAGGATGTCTTTTAAAGGCTTGGTGGTCTGATGGATGAGGTCTTTTAAAGGCTTGGTGGTCTGATGGATGAGGTCTTTTAAAGGCTTTGTGGTCTGATGGATGATCTGtcatgattgatgattgatctaTCATTGATGATTGATCTGTCACCATTGATGATTGATCTGTCATTGATGATTGATCTGTCACCACTGATGATTGATCAGTCATTGATGATTGATCTGTCACCACTGATGATTGATCAGTCATTGATGATTGATCTGTCACCATCTGTGATTGATCTGTCATTGATGATTGATCTGTCACCACTGATGATTGATCTGTCACCATTGATGATTGATCAGTCATTGATGATTGATCTGTCACCACTGATGATTGATCAGTCATTGATAATTGATCTGTCACCATTGATGATTGATCTGTCATTGATGATTGATCTGTCATTGATGATTGATCTGTCACCACTGATGATTGATCAGTCATTGATAATTGATCTGTCACCACTGATGATTGATCAGTCATTGATGATTGATCTGTCACCACTGATGATTGATCTGTCATTGATGATTGATCTGTCACCACTGATGATTGATCAGTCATTGATAATTGATCTGTCACCACTGATGATTGATCAGTCATTGATGATTGATCTGTCACCACTGTTGATTGATCTGTCACCACTGATGATTGATCTGTCACCACTGATGATTGATCTGTCATTGATGATTGATCTGTCACCATTGATGATTGATCTGTCATTGATGATTGATCTGTCACCATTGATGATTGATCTGTCATTGATGATTGATCTGTCATTGATGATTGATCTGTCACCATTGATGATTGATCTGTCACCACTgatgttcgtgggttgcaactcccacattcacttgaatgcacacaagtgggcgtttacatgtatgactgtttttatcctgccatgtaggcagccatactccattttctggggtgtgcatgctgggtatgttcttttttccataacccaccaaacacttacatggattacaggatctttaacatgcatatttgatcttttgcttgcgcatacacatgaagggggtgcaggcactagcagatctgcacatttgctgacctgggaaatcggaaaaatccccaccctttaccctccaggtgcTGTTtcggagattcgaaccctggaccctcagattgaaagtccaacgctttaaccactcagctattgtgtccGTCACTCATGATTGATCTGTCACCTCTGATGATTGATCCGTTTCCATTGATGATTGATCTGTCAGCGTTAATTATTGATCAGTATTGATGGCCACTCTGGTTCAGTCTGCCAGGTATTTCTGCAGTGCCAGTATTGGAAGatgtttgtttcgttcttttcTACACGATGCCATGCTTTTTGTGCAGTGATATATCAcactgatttgtacagtggaagATTTGTCGTTTGTTCTTTTCTACAGTATTGAATATTTATTCTGTGCTTTGTGCATTGATGTAATCGGAAGGATTTGTACATTTGTACTGAGCTTCCAGTATTAGATCTGCTGattggctgagtgtgtgtgtgtgggtgtgtatgtgtgtgtgtgcatgtgcgtgtgtgtgtgtgaatatgtaacaTTTGGTGGCAATACTAATTTGACGTATatgatggatgtatgtgtgtgtgtggatgtgtaacaTATGATGTTGATACTCTAGATGTGTAACATCATTATGGTGGCAATACTAATTTGATGTataaattgtatgtgtgtgtgtgaatgtgtaacaTTGATGGCAATACTAATCTAATGTAAtgctgaatatgtgtgtgtgtctgtagatgtATACAATATGGTTGCAATGCTGCAGATGTATACAGTATGGTTGCATGCAGTTCTGTAGAAGTATACAATATGTTTGCAGTACTGTAGATGTGTTCAACATGGTTGCAGTTCTGTAGATGTATACAATATGCTTGCAGTAGTCGACGTATTTCATATGATTGCAGTACTGCAGATGTGTACACTATGGTTGTTGCAATACTGTAGATGTGTTCCATATGGTTGCAATACTGCAGATGCATACAATATGGTTGCAATACTGCAGATGCATACAATATGGTTGCAATACTGCAGATGTATACAGTATGGTTGCAGTATTGTATATGTATACAGTATGGTTGCAGTATTGTATATGTATACAGTATGGTTGCATGCAGTTCTGTAGATGTATACAATATGTTTGCTGTATTGTAAATGTGTTCCACATGGTTGCAATATAGCAGATGTATACAGTATCAATACTGCAGATGTATGCAGTATGGTTGCAATACTGCAAATGTATGCAATATAGTTGCAATACTGCAGATGTATACAGTATCAATACTGCAGATGTATTCAGTATGGTTGCAGTAATGTAGACGTGTTCTTTATGTTTGCAGTACTGTAAATGATGATCATATGGTAACAATACTAATTTGACACATTTGATGGAAGGCCTAACCCCgcagactcccccaccccccactgcccacTGGTCCCGTGGTCAGCTTCAGTGGACAGGGAGACATAGCAGCACAGAACCGGGACTGGTGGACTTGGTGATCATAGCACTTACACTGAACACACCTTTAACACGATGATCATAGCACTTACACTGAACACACCTTTAACACGGTGATCATAGCACTTACACTGAACACACCTTTAACACGGTGATCATAGCACTTACACTGAACACACCTTTAACACTTCACACAACTCCGCTTTCACATCAACAACCAGTCTGGCCAGAAGGATGAAATGTTCACCTAATCAACGAACACTTTGAGTGAGAACCGTTGTATTGCATTACGTTTTTGGAGTCAGCAGAATTCTCCTTGGGAAATTTTTTTGGGGCTGGTTTCTTTTCTCCAGGGAGAGCCATGTCACCACGGTAATGCACCCCTCCTGGTGTtgtaacatcaggaactagtttgtcaaTTTAACCTGGTGTtgtaacatcaggaactagtttgtcagtttaacctagagttgttacaacatcaggaactagtttgtcaaTTTAACCTGGTGTtgtaacatcaggaactagtttgtcagtttaacctggagttgtaacatcaggaactagtttgtcagtttaacctagagttgttacaacatcaggaactagtttgtcagtttaacctggtgttgtaacatcaggaactagtttgtcagtttaacctggtgttgtaacatcaggaactagtttgtcagtttaacctggtgttgtaacatcaggaactagtttgtcagtttaacctggtgTTGTAACATCAagaactagtttgtcagtttaacctagagttgttacaacatcaggaactagtttgtcagtttaacctggagttgttgcaacatcaggaactagtttgtcagtttaacctggtgttgtaacatcaggaactagtttgtcagtttaacctggagttgttgcaacatcaggaactagtttgtcagtttaacctggagttgttacaacatcaggaactagtttgtcagtttaacctggagttgtaacatcaggaactagtttgtcagtttaacctggagttgttacatcaggaactagtttgtcagtttaacctggagttgttacaacatcaggaactagtttgtcagtttaacctggagttgttacaacatcaggaactagtttgtcagtttaacctggagttgttacaacatcaggaactagtttgtcagtttaacctggagttgtaacatcaggaactagtttgtcagtttaacctggagttgttacaacatcaggaactagtttgtcagtttaacctggagttgttacaacatcaggaactagtttgtcagtttaacctagagttgttacaacatcaggaactagtttgtcagtttaacctggtgttgtaacatcaggaactagtttgtcagtttaacctggagttgttacatcaggaactagtttgtcagtttaacctggtattgttacaacatcaggaactagtttgtcagtttaacctggagttgttacaacatcaggaactagtttgtcagtttaacctggagttgttacaacatcaggaactagtttgtcagtttaacctggagttgttacaacatcaggaactagtttgtcagtttaacctggagttgtaacatcaggaactagtttgtcagtttaacctggagttgttacaacatcaggaactagtttgtcagtttaacctggtgttgtaacatcaggaactagtttgtcagtttaacctggagttgttacatcaggaactagtttgtcagtttaacctggtgttgtaacatcaggaactagtttgtcagtttaacctagagttgttacaacatcaggaactagtttgtcagtttaacctggagttgtaacatcaggaactagtttgtcagtttaacctggagttgttacaacatcaggaactagtttgtcagtttaacctggagttgtaacatcaggaactagtttgtcagtttaacctggagttgttacaacatcaggaactagtttgt from the Babylonia areolata isolate BAREFJ2019XMU chromosome 21, ASM4173473v1, whole genome shotgun sequence genome contains:
- the LOC143296189 gene encoding uncharacterized protein LOC143296189, whose amino-acid sequence is MSPCPLKLTTGPVGMVTDQSSMVTDQSSMTDQSSMTDQSSMVTDQSSMTDQSSMVTDQSSMTDQSSVVTDQSSVVTDQSTVVTDQSSMTDQSSVVTDQLSMTDQSSVVTDQSSMTDQSSVVTDQSSMTDQSSVVTDQLSMTDQSSVVTDQSSMTDQSSMTDQSSMVTDQLSMTDQSSVVTDQSSMTDQSSMVTDQSSVVTDQSSMTDQSQMVTDQSSMTDQSSVVTDQSSMTDQSSVVTDQSSMTDQSSMVTDQSSMIDQSSIMTDHPSDHKAFKRPHPSDHQAFKRPHPSDHQAFKRHPLKDIIHQTTKPLKDLIHQTTKPLKDLIHQTTKPLKDITHQTTCH